One genomic window of Leptospira perdikensis includes the following:
- a CDS encoding HD domain-containing phosphohydrolase produces the protein MQINSKPTILIVDDEPTNLQILNEILQNEYTLLFAKDGQKGIELAQSQEPELILLDVMMPEMTGHEVCKILKSNEKTKYIPVIFVTALTDVVDEEKGFRLGAVDYITKPVSPPIVKARIKNHLSLVNVNEVKATRLQIVQRLGMASEYKDNETGMHVIRMSHYSQSLALAIGYSTEAAEEILNAAPMHDVGKIGIPDHIIQKPGKLTPEEWEIMKRHPQIGAEIIGDHNSSLLKLAKSIAITHHEKYDGTGYPFQLKGEAIPLEGRIIAIADVFDALTTVRPYKKAWEVDVAIEFLKKESGTHFDPTLVEKFISVLPKILEIKNQWPEESESSSGFKN, from the coding sequence GTGCAAATTAACTCAAAACCTACCATTTTAATTGTTGATGATGAACCAACTAACTTACAAATATTAAATGAAATTTTGCAAAATGAATATACACTTTTGTTTGCAAAAGACGGACAGAAAGGTATTGAACTTGCTCAATCGCAAGAACCGGAACTCATTTTGTTAGATGTTATGATGCCCGAAATGACGGGTCATGAAGTTTGTAAAATCCTAAAGTCGAATGAAAAAACAAAATATATTCCCGTAATTTTTGTAACTGCTCTAACGGATGTTGTTGATGAAGAAAAAGGATTCCGACTCGGGGCTGTTGATTATATTACCAAACCAGTAAGTCCTCCAATTGTAAAAGCCCGTATAAAAAATCATTTGTCTTTGGTAAATGTAAATGAAGTGAAGGCCACTCGATTACAGATTGTCCAACGTTTGGGAATGGCTTCTGAATACAAAGATAACGAAACAGGAATGCATGTAATTCGAATGAGTCATTATTCGCAAAGCCTTGCTTTGGCGATTGGTTATTCAACCGAGGCCGCTGAAGAAATTTTAAATGCTGCCCCCATGCATGATGTTGGCAAAATTGGGATCCCTGATCATATCATTCAAAAACCGGGAAAACTCACACCAGAAGAATGGGAGATTATGAAACGTCATCCCCAGATCGGTGCCGAAATCATTGGAGACCACAACTCTAGTTTACTGAAATTAGCCAAGTCCATTGCCATCACTCACCATGAAAAATATGATGGAACAGGATACCCCTTTCAGTTGAAAGGGGAGGCAATTCCTCTCGAAGGAAGAATCATCGCCATCGCCGATGTTTTTGATGCTTTGACGACTGTAAGGCCATACAAAAAAGCATGGGAAGTGGATGTTGCCATCGAGTTTTTGAAAAAGGAATCGGGAACACATTTTGATCCGACATTAGTAGAAAAATTCATTTCTGTTTTACCAAAAATTCTTGAGATTAAAAACCAATGGCCGGAAGAATCTGAATCAAGCTCTGGTTTTAAAAATTAG
- a CDS encoding AraC family transcriptional regulator gives MDYYDHIKLAVDFIEKHLRDDINVEDVSKNAFQSRWHFQRIFRYVTGYSVYTYLKKRRLTEAGNDLILGKDKIIDIALNYHYTTPESFLRAFRTEYGINPSEYRKVLEHRNFPKLEIDILRDGIRIDGSRIKTEIVTKNEFILMGKPYRTTMQKCQNEIDIPKFWGEFMAGGSIGSIPNRLGDSLMGIYTNWDYAENFDVIIGAQVSSDTKIPDGFVTHRMKPAKYMVFTVPGNQNQDILNGWKYIYGTWMPNTGYEREFSDDFDLFDDRFQSTSNPESEIYIPIQ, from the coding sequence ATGGACTATTACGATCATATCAAACTTGCCGTAGACTTTATTGAAAAACATCTAAGAGATGATATCAATGTAGAAGATGTATCTAAAAATGCATTCCAATCCAGATGGCATTTTCAACGGATATTTCGATACGTAACAGGATATTCTGTTTATACTTATTTAAAGAAACGTAGACTCACGGAAGCTGGAAATGATCTCATCCTTGGTAAAGATAAAATTATTGATATTGCTCTAAATTACCATTATACTACTCCAGAATCTTTTCTGCGTGCGTTTCGTACGGAATACGGTATAAATCCTTCTGAATATAGAAAAGTACTAGAACACAGAAATTTTCCCAAATTAGAAATTGATATTTTACGTGATGGAATTCGCATAGATGGTTCTAGGATCAAAACAGAAATTGTAACAAAAAACGAATTCATTCTTATGGGGAAACCATATCGAACCACAATGCAAAAATGCCAAAACGAAATTGACATTCCGAAATTTTGGGGAGAGTTTATGGCCGGCGGTTCTATTGGGTCCATACCCAATCGTTTAGGAGATTCTCTTATGGGGATCTATACAAACTGGGATTATGCGGAAAATTTCGATGTCATCATTGGCGCACAGGTGAGTTCTGATACAAAGATTCCGGATGGGTTTGTCACTCATCGAATGAAACCCGCAAAATATATGGTTTTTACGGTTCCAGGAAATCAAAATCAGGATATCTTAAATGGTTGGAAATACATTTACGGGACGTGGATGCCGAACACAGGTTATGAAAGAGAATTTAGCGATGATTTTGATTTGTTTGATGATCGTTTTCAATCAACCTCTAATCCTGAATCCGAAATCTATATCCCGATTCAATAG
- a CDS encoding SDR family NAD(P)-dependent oxidoreductase yields the protein MDQILKNKNAIVTGGALGIGRETSLLLAKKCAHVIVSDINLTEGNKVVAEIESFGGSAEFIKCDVTVEEEIITLVETFKSRNQRLDIMVNNAGIANKPTFMHKVTTEVWNRLILMDLTSVFWCQKYATKLMLGDRLGGSIINVASIAGLGASPSLGPYCVAKAGVIELTTTGALEVARFGVRINAVCPGWTETAILDVAGERGKEAMEKNIPMGRLGKPAEVANLIGFLASEESSFITGSVYRVDGGTRS from the coding sequence ATGGACCAAATTTTAAAAAACAAAAATGCAATTGTTACCGGAGGTGCTCTCGGAATTGGAAGAGAAACATCCCTACTACTCGCTAAAAAGTGCGCTCATGTCATTGTATCTGATATCAATCTAACAGAAGGAAACAAAGTTGTCGCGGAAATTGAATCTTTCGGCGGATCAGCTGAATTTATCAAATGTGATGTCACCGTTGAAGAAGAAATCATCACACTTGTCGAAACATTCAAATCAAGGAACCAACGTTTGGACATTATGGTAAACAATGCAGGGATTGCAAACAAACCCACATTTATGCATAAAGTGACAACAGAAGTCTGGAACCGTTTGATTTTAATGGATTTAACAAGTGTCTTCTGGTGCCAGAAATATGCCACAAAACTGATGCTTGGTGATCGTTTAGGCGGATCCATTATCAATGTTGCTTCGATCGCAGGGCTTGGAGCCTCTCCTTCGCTTGGTCCTTATTGTGTAGCCAAAGCGGGTGTGATTGAACTGACAACCACAGGAGCCTTGGAAGTTGCACGATTTGGTGTTCGGATCAATGCGGTTTGTCCTGGTTGGACAGAAACGGCAATCCTCGATGTAGCAGGAGAACGGGGGAAAGAGGCGATGGAAAAAAATATCCCGATGGGAAGGCTTGGCAAACCAGCAGAGGTGGCAAACCTAATTGGATTTTTAGCATCAGAGGAATCGAGTTTCATTACAGGATCGGTGTATCGTGTGGATGGGGGGACAAGGAGTTAG
- a CDS encoding RNA-binding protein: MKLSIGNLPQSLTEEALEKLLSAHGKVEHLQIKRDKITKVSLGYGTADMADADAAKAISALNGKEIEGKAIVLVNQEELTKSQNEAAKKKGSPAVSKPTFGRNQTSGGGNTGVQRRGGSRGS, translated from the coding sequence ATGAAGTTATCCATCGGAAACCTCCCCCAGTCGCTTACCGAAGAAGCCCTCGAAAAACTTCTTTCTGCTCATGGAAAAGTGGAACACCTCCAAATCAAACGGGACAAAATCACCAAGGTATCCTTGGGATATGGAACGGCAGATATGGCAGATGCTGATGCAGCCAAGGCGATTTCTGCTCTCAATGGGAAAGAAATCGAAGGAAAGGCAATTGTCCTAGTCAATCAGGAAGAACTTACGAAATCACAAAATGAAGCCGCCAAAAAGAAAGGAAGCCCTGCTGTTTCCAAACCAACCTTTGGCAGAAACCAAACAAGTGGCGGTGGCAATACAGGAGTCCAAAGGAGAGGCGGTTCTCGCGGGTCATAG
- a CDS encoding PAS domain S-box protein has protein sequence MGIEFLKHFFILDASQLYFVEGTYNYWLVSLSIFISIFASWISLYMLSRFSNVENKYSRLAILFTSSLSMGGAVWSMHFIGMMSFELCTKVTYNKLVTILSILPSFFASFFALQTLSKKRITRTELISVGILVGAGIGFMHYMGMAAMEMRPRLMYDPYLFLVSLVVAISFAILSIFIQFRLKNSNLKIRSFYLTLFSGIVMGSAISGMHYTGMAAARFVIEPNQVLDNSFSDQLFMVALVGFGSIFVIGSAVVTIAFISYKDLFQNLLKSESRLRAIIETAADAIVMINTKGIIQEFNITAEKMFGWKAKEIVGKNVSILMPSPFQDEHDQYLSNYLKTGEAKIIGAGREALGIRKDGTTFPIRLAIGHTKLPQDDIFVGLISDISERIMIENALKENEEQLKSFIQNIPGVVYRCLVDEDWTTVFMSDSILNLSGYPSRDFLEPDRKHTFTEIIHPDDRAHVSNIIQNAIALSDTFVLNYRIIQKTGDIRWVLEYGGLVLDEDKNVKFLDGVILDNTDRRMIEEALIDSKEKAEMAAITKTTFLANMSHEIRTPMNAIIGFTEVLLTGELIGQQKNHLETIKNSAKSLLRLLNDVLNSAKLDRGAVELEIIDFSLISLVDQVCSTMGMEAKRKGLQFQYSIAENLEDYYKGDSLRIRQILTNLLGNAIKFTKEGFIQLNITAEDEKIQFHIQDSGIGIAPDRIEKIFDPFTQADVSMSRKFGGTGLGTTISKQLVELMRGKIWVESELGVGSNFYVSLPLEKGVPIIEVNERIQFDLPSLEILIVDDVKQNVELIQLLMTSNGHKVDIAKNGKEALDIFKSKSFDLVLMDIQMPEMDGLEATRQIRLYEKDTSTHIPIIALSASVFEEDKQSAKDAGMDGFISKPIDIQDLFFEIKKLLGGHSNQPLVPNRSPRNGDTFQTQRGISLFGSLEKYVSMLDGFFKDFKSEIEESPIHIGKLEEERTFLHKMRGVSSNLGIVPIAEIALRLESKLQKSKLDKSDFESLQDTFSLSYLQFLEEFGNGTLKTKKKQIQTKKFLETEKDIVFGLISGLSESFSKGAVDQKEWKELYGFLYETEYTEIVSEIESSILQFDFEKTIKQLNQLKLQIAGEPGAN, from the coding sequence ATGGGGATCGAATTTTTAAAACATTTTTTTATCTTAGATGCAAGCCAATTGTACTTTGTAGAGGGAACTTATAACTATTGGTTAGTATCACTTTCCATTTTTATCTCCATTTTTGCTTCTTGGATTTCTTTATACATGCTCAGTCGTTTTTCAAACGTTGAGAACAAGTATTCTCGTTTAGCAATTTTATTTACCTCTAGTTTGTCGATGGGTGGTGCCGTTTGGTCCATGCACTTTATCGGCATGATGTCTTTTGAATTATGTACAAAAGTAACTTATAATAAATTAGTTACCATTCTTTCGATCCTACCTAGTTTTTTTGCATCGTTTTTCGCATTACAAACCTTATCTAAAAAGAGAATTACAAGAACGGAATTAATTTCTGTTGGAATCCTTGTCGGTGCAGGGATTGGTTTTATGCATTATATGGGTATGGCTGCCATGGAAATGCGGCCACGATTGATGTACGATCCATATTTATTTTTGGTTTCTCTTGTAGTGGCGATTTCTTTTGCCATTTTATCCATTTTCATTCAGTTTCGATTAAAAAATTCAAATTTAAAAATTCGAAGTTTTTATCTAACTTTGTTTAGCGGTATTGTGATGGGTAGTGCCATATCCGGAATGCATTATACGGGGATGGCAGCGGCTCGTTTTGTGATCGAGCCAAATCAAGTTTTAGATAACTCGTTTTCAGACCAATTGTTTATGGTCGCTTTGGTTGGTTTTGGAAGTATTTTTGTCATTGGTTCAGCTGTAGTTACCATCGCCTTCATTAGTTATAAAGATCTTTTTCAAAACCTCTTAAAAAGTGAATCAAGATTACGTGCGATTATTGAAACCGCCGCCGATGCGATTGTAATGATCAATACCAAAGGAATCATTCAAGAGTTTAATATCACTGCTGAAAAGATGTTTGGTTGGAAGGCAAAGGAAATTGTCGGAAAAAACGTAAGTATTTTAATGCCGAGTCCATTTCAAGATGAACATGATCAGTATCTTTCCAATTATCTAAAAACTGGAGAAGCAAAAATCATTGGGGCAGGAAGGGAAGCTCTCGGTATCAGAAAAGATGGAACTACCTTTCCTATTCGGTTGGCAATTGGTCATACAAAACTTCCCCAAGATGATATCTTCGTTGGACTTATTAGTGATATTTCCGAAAGGATCATGATAGAAAATGCACTTAAAGAAAATGAAGAACAATTGAAGTCTTTTATTCAAAACATTCCAGGAGTGGTTTACCGTTGTTTGGTGGACGAGGATTGGACTACTGTTTTTATGAGTGACTCGATACTCAATCTTTCAGGATACCCTTCTCGAGATTTTCTGGAACCCGATCGTAAACATACATTCACAGAAATCATTCATCCCGATGATAGGGCCCATGTTTCGAATATCATCCAAAATGCCATCGCTTTATCCGATACCTTTGTACTAAATTATCGAATCATTCAGAAAACAGGGGATATTCGTTGGGTTTTGGAATATGGCGGTCTTGTATTAGATGAAGATAAAAACGTAAAATTTTTAGATGGAGTGATTTTAGATAATACGGATCGACGGATGATAGAAGAAGCCCTTATCGATTCGAAAGAAAAGGCAGAGATGGCAGCCATTACAAAAACTACATTTTTGGCAAATATGAGTCATGAAATCAGAACTCCTATGAATGCCATTATTGGTTTTACTGAGGTTTTGTTGACGGGGGAGTTGATTGGACAACAAAAAAACCACTTGGAGACTATTAAAAACTCCGCCAAATCATTGTTACGTTTACTCAATGATGTCTTAAATTCAGCAAAACTAGATCGTGGTGCCGTAGAATTGGAAATTATCGACTTTTCATTGATCTCACTGGTTGACCAAGTTTGTTCTACGATGGGTATGGAAGCTAAAAGGAAGGGGTTACAATTTCAATATTCTATCGCTGAAAACCTAGAGGACTATTACAAAGGGGATAGCCTTCGTATTCGACAAATTTTAACGAACTTACTTGGCAATGCTATTAAGTTTACTAAGGAAGGTTTTATCCAACTGAACATCACGGCAGAAGATGAAAAAATTCAGTTCCATATCCAAGATAGTGGGATTGGAATCGCTCCTGATCGAATTGAAAAAATATTTGATCCTTTCACTCAGGCCGATGTTTCTATGAGTCGAAAATTCGGGGGGACTGGTCTTGGTACTACTATTTCTAAGCAGTTAGTCGAATTGATGAGAGGTAAAATTTGGGTAGAAAGTGAGTTAGGAGTCGGTTCCAATTTTTATGTATCCCTTCCATTGGAGAAGGGAGTTCCTATTATAGAAGTCAATGAAAGAATTCAGTTTGATTTACCAAGTTTAGAGATACTGATCGTTGATGATGTCAAACAAAACGTAGAGTTAATACAACTTCTAATGACATCTAATGGGCACAAGGTGGATATTGCGAAAAACGGAAAAGAGGCATTGGATATTTTTAAATCAAAATCTTTTGATTTGGTCCTAATGGATATCCAAATGCCAGAGATGGATGGATTGGAAGCCACACGACAAATACGTTTGTACGAAAAAGATACTTCGACTCATATACCAATTATCGCATTGTCGGCAAGTGTATTTGAAGAAGATAAACAATCTGCAAAAGATGCAGGAATGGATGGGTTCATTTCCAAACCAATTGACATTCAAGACTTGTTTTTTGAAATTAAAAAACTTTTAGGTGGTCATTCGAATCAACCGTTAGTACCTAATCGGTCTCCACGTAATGGAGATACCTTCCAAACTCAAAGAGGAATTTCCCTTTTTGGGTCTTTAGAGAAGTATGTATCAATGTTAGATGGATTCTTCAAGGATTTTAAATCCGAAATCGAAGAAAGTCCAATACATATCGGAAAGTTGGAAGAGGAACGGACATTTTTGCATAAAATGAGAGGTGTTTCTTCTAACCTCGGTATCGTTCCTATCGCTGAAATTGCTCTGCGTTTAGAATCTAAATTACAAAAATCCAAATTAGATAAATCCGATTTTGAAAGTTTACAAGATACTTTTAGTCTTTCTTACCTTCAGTTTTTGGAGGAGTTTGGAAATGGAACTTTAAAAACTAAAAAAAAGCAAATACAAACAAAGAAATTTTTAGAGACTGAAAAAGACATTGTCTTTGGTTTAATTTCCGGTTTATCTGAATCTTTTTCTAAAGGTGCTGTCGATCAAAAGGAATGGAAAGAGTTGTATGGTTTTTTGTATGAAACGGAATATACGGAAATCGTTTCGGAAATTGAGTCTTCCATTCTTCAATTTGATTTTGAAAAAACAATTAAACAGTTAAATCAACTTAAACTTCAAATTGCAGGAGAACCTGGTGCAAATTAA
- a CDS encoding flagellar hook-basal body protein, whose translation MLRGLYTGANGMISQQVRMDVIANNLANVDKTAFKKDTTVFKTFPEMLLHRYSEDGIGKTPMGSFDTSPVVGKLGFGAEVNEVYTRFEQGAVKKTDNIFDLMIQDQPGMEKPAFFSVLTNRGERLTRSGSFVLDKNGFVVTPQGFPLLGEKGPIQVNQGNFLVKENGEIYINSKLGTAPKDGTNFSENRFEDPVLLDTIKIRTVENPRHLDKEGDSFYSDTPESGEPTKFPTLLAPQVLQGYLEASNVSVVTEMVDMIEVNRAYEANSKTMQTQDSLLGRLFEIMR comes from the coding sequence ATGTTACGAGGACTGTATACAGGCGCCAATGGGATGATTTCCCAACAAGTGAGAATGGATGTGATCGCAAACAATTTGGCCAATGTGGATAAAACCGCATTCAAAAAAGATACAACTGTTTTCAAAACCTTTCCTGAAATGTTACTACATCGTTATTCCGAAGATGGAATTGGTAAAACACCAATGGGCTCCTTTGATACGTCTCCTGTGGTCGGGAAACTAGGGTTTGGTGCCGAAGTGAATGAGGTCTACACTCGCTTCGAACAAGGTGCTGTGAAAAAAACAGATAATATATTTGATTTGATGATCCAAGACCAACCTGGTATGGAAAAACCTGCTTTCTTTTCTGTTCTTACCAATCGAGGGGAGCGCCTCACACGGAGTGGAAGTTTTGTTTTAGATAAAAATGGTTTTGTTGTGACACCGCAAGGATTTCCTCTGCTTGGCGAGAAGGGACCCATCCAAGTGAACCAAGGAAATTTCCTTGTGAAAGAAAATGGAGAGATCTATATCAATTCCAAACTCGGAACCGCTCCGAAAGATGGAACCAACTTCAGTGAAAACCGATTTGAAGATCCTGTCCTTCTGGACACGATCAAAATCCGAACTGTAGAAAATCCCCGACACCTCGACAAAGAAGGGGACTCGTTTTATTCTGATACTCCTGAATCGGGAGAACCAACCAAGTTTCCAACCCTTCTCGCTCCCCAAGTTCTGCAAGGTTATTTGGAAGCTTCCAATGTTTCTGTTGTGACAGAGATGGTGGATATGATAGAGGTGAACCGCGCTTACGAAGCCAATTCCAAAACCATGCAAACCCAAGATAGTTTACTTGGTCGACTATTTGAGATTATGCGGTAG
- a CDS encoding GyrI-like domain-containing protein has translation MENRKDQKIHLKPFTLVGIKARTSNREEVSGNGKIAALWERFWGEGILSQIPNQTNPTELIVTYTEFESDENGEYTILIGAAVESVGELKEHLTSIKIPASDYIQVPTTWGPIAEIGLTTWKSIWSDEKLRKNRSYIADLEIYGVNAKDPNHSQFDIYLGIK, from the coding sequence ATGGAAAACAGAAAAGATCAGAAAATTCATTTAAAACCATTTACACTTGTGGGAATCAAAGCCCGAACCTCCAATCGGGAGGAAGTGTCAGGTAATGGAAAAATTGCAGCCCTTTGGGAAAGGTTCTGGGGAGAAGGAATTCTTTCTCAGATTCCGAATCAAACCAATCCCACTGAATTGATTGTAACCTATACGGAATTTGAGTCGGATGAAAATGGTGAATACACCATACTCATTGGTGCGGCAGTTGAGTCCGTGGGGGAATTGAAGGAGCACCTTACTTCGATTAAAATACCAGCTTCAGATTATATCCAAGTTCCCACAACCTGGGGGCCAATTGCCGAAATAGGACTGACAACTTGGAAATCCATTTGGTCAGATGAAAAATTAAGGAAGAACCGCTCTTATATTGCAGATTTAGAAATCTACGGAGTGAATGCAAAGGATCCAAACCACTCTCAGTTTGATATTTATTTAGGTATCAAATGA
- a CDS encoding ATP-grasp domain-containing protein, giving the protein MKQLTGSYLSIGAGENQIPLIRAAKARGLKVISVDTNPEAPGLVESDIKILESTHEYRKILHAMSRVPLPFKLMGVGSRSYGKAVYTVSYLAEKLKLRGNPRDTINLFLDKEKFKNSVQKYGIPVPSSLQSNLQSRTKEKKLELTFPLIAKPKEGSGKKGITVLETEAEFKKFSRLKTSESFLLEPFIPGDEVTVLGFVIARRFYLISLTDKITTGKPNFIEVAHVAPSKHIPMAGELKMICQSIVTATKLKTGPFVAEFKITKNNECLLIESAPEVGGEFLADVLIPEHYGYKYFNDLLSVTIGEKTRPGFLKKSKDGITKSALVFTLPTDRQKKMGEPITFTTNFGETLFFQKQLVPTGTSLDKLEGNHKRTQVFGITSKLSISTKDWLDSIFQRLNS; this is encoded by the coding sequence ATGAAACAACTGACCGGCAGTTACCTCTCCATTGGAGCCGGAGAGAACCAAATCCCTCTCATTCGGGCTGCAAAAGCTAGGGGACTCAAAGTCATCTCCGTGGACACAAATCCGGAAGCCCCGGGTCTTGTAGAGTCAGATATTAAAATATTAGAATCTACTCATGAATATAGAAAAATTCTACATGCCATGAGTCGGGTCCCCCTTCCCTTCAAACTGATGGGAGTGGGATCCAGATCGTACGGCAAAGCAGTTTATACCGTATCTTATTTAGCAGAAAAATTAAAACTTCGTGGGAACCCTCGCGATACAATCAATCTCTTTCTCGACAAAGAAAAGTTTAAAAACTCCGTACAAAAGTATGGAATCCCTGTTCCCAGTTCTTTACAGTCCAACTTACAATCTAGAACCAAAGAGAAAAAACTAGAACTTACATTTCCCCTCATCGCCAAACCGAAAGAGGGTTCTGGTAAAAAAGGAATTACGGTTCTCGAAACTGAGGCAGAGTTCAAAAAATTCAGCCGTTTGAAAACGAGCGAAAGTTTTCTTTTGGAACCTTTCATTCCAGGGGACGAAGTGACTGTTCTTGGTTTTGTCATTGCCAGACGTTTTTATTTGATTTCCCTAACCGACAAAATCACCACAGGGAAACCAAACTTTATTGAAGTGGCACATGTCGCTCCTTCAAAACATATCCCTATGGCTGGGGAATTAAAAATGATCTGTCAAAGCATTGTGACGGCGACCAAATTAAAAACCGGTCCCTTTGTGGCTGAATTTAAAATTACAAAAAATAACGAATGCCTTCTCATTGAATCAGCTCCTGAAGTAGGAGGAGAATTTTTGGCAGATGTTCTCATTCCGGAACATTATGGTTACAAATATTTTAATGATCTACTCTCCGTTACTATTGGTGAAAAAACAAGACCCGGGTTTTTAAAAAAATCGAAAGATGGAATCACTAAATCAGCGTTAGTTTTCACTCTCCCCACAGATCGCCAAAAGAAAATGGGAGAACCCATTACCTTTACAACAAATTTCGGTGAAACCTTATTTTTTCAAAAACAATTGGTTCCCACCGGGACATCACTGGATAAATTAGAAGGAAATCACAAAAGAACTCAAGTTTTTGGAATTACATCCAAACTGTCCATCTCCACCAAAGATTGGTTAGATTCTATTTTCCAACGACTTAATTCATGA
- a CDS encoding class II aldolase/adducin family protein, giving the protein MKDSKIERIRKDMLTACIKLADLGFLAGVGGNLAVRIDSKLMAVTPSATDYYTMKPEDLCILEINGLKMVEGTKQPTTESGLHASFFSLRPEIEVSLHTHQPLASAVSLLGLDMDIASEEGKKNIGPFVRIVSYAPSGTPFLVRAFRSRIIKETNGYLLRNHGLICGAFTLDQTIANVKLVEKEAARFLRNRIEKNPNLSYMPNAVKDQLLSAL; this is encoded by the coding sequence ATGAAAGATTCAAAAATAGAAAGAATCAGAAAGGATATGCTTACCGCCTGCATCAAGTTAGCCGATCTAGGATTTTTAGCTGGAGTCGGCGGAAACTTAGCAGTACGAATCGATTCTAAGTTAATGGCAGTAACTCCCTCTGCTACTGATTATTATACCATGAAACCTGAGGACCTTTGTATTTTAGAAATCAATGGACTAAAAATGGTAGAAGGAACCAAACAACCAACCACTGAAAGTGGACTACATGCTTCATTTTTTAGTTTGAGACCTGAGATTGAAGTGAGTTTACACACCCACCAGCCACTGGCAAGTGCAGTTTCCCTACTCGGTTTGGATATGGACATTGCTTCTGAGGAAGGGAAAAAAAACATAGGGCCCTTTGTGCGAATTGTTTCCTATGCACCTTCCGGAACTCCCTTTCTTGTCAGAGCTTTCCGAAGTAGAATCATCAAAGAGACAAATGGTTACCTATTAAGAAATCATGGACTTATCTGCGGAGCTTTTACGCTCGATCAAACAATCGCCAATGTAAAGTTAGTGGAGAAGGAAGCGGCTCGTTTTTTAAGGAACAGAATCGAAAAGAATCCAAACCTGTCTTATATGCCCAATGCAGTGAAAGACCAACTTCTCTCTGCGCTGTGA
- a CDS encoding class II aldolase/adducin family protein: MKTTTLKKRNPKIETRTDIVELNHLWDRLESKGLLQKHQANLSFRLPGKGSFLLLSRAEGKHSKLETEEFKIENPTSSIKISSKTDERLAVIRFHASLYSLRQDIGAIVCFQPVWSSLLRTLDHPLPLVFDEQCRQLGAPVNTIPKKIDGSVESDPIVISGANAFLHEEGVVVTSVTREKAIYNCELIEKCSKAYLLAHSTGSPIRRIPWWVRFIAKNRLLKDEKKASAAYALGQRPTGFKAY; this comes from the coding sequence ATGAAAACAACAACCTTAAAAAAACGAAATCCAAAAATCGAAACACGAACAGACATAGTGGAACTCAATCATTTATGGGATCGTTTAGAGTCCAAAGGTTTATTACAGAAACACCAAGCGAACCTTTCCTTTCGGCTTCCTGGAAAGGGAAGTTTCCTTTTGCTTTCCCGAGCAGAGGGAAAACATTCAAAATTAGAAACAGAAGAATTCAAAATCGAAAATCCTACAAGTTCCATCAAAATCAGTTCAAAAACAGATGAAAGACTAGCAGTGATTCGCTTTCATGCAAGTCTCTATTCTTTAAGGCAGGACATTGGTGCGATTGTTTGTTTTCAACCTGTTTGGAGTTCTTTACTCAGAACACTCGATCATCCACTTCCTCTCGTTTTTGACGAACAATGTCGCCAACTCGGAGCACCAGTAAATACCATTCCCAAAAAAATTGATGGTTCCGTAGAATCTGACCCCATTGTTATTTCAGGGGCTAATGCTTTCCTCCATGAGGAAGGAGTGGTTGTCACAAGTGTCACTCGTGAAAAAGCCATTTACAACTGTGAGTTGATTGAAAAATGTTCCAAGGCTTATCTTTTAGCTCATTCCACAGGAAGTCCAATTAGAAGGATTCCTTGGTGGGTTCGTTTCATTGCCAAAAATAGGCTTCTAAAAGACGAAAAAAAAGCCAGTGCAGCCTATGCGTTAGGGCAAAGACCGACTGGATTTAAAGCTTATTAA